Proteins from a genomic interval of Enterococcus faecium:
- the rpoE gene encoding DNA-directed RNA polymerase subunit delta has translation MEISVFEGANKSELSMIEVAHAILEQRGDVMDFSDLANQIQNYLEKSDSEIRDSLAQFYTDLNIDGSFISLGDNRWGLRSWYAIDSIDEEVNHGMDEEDEDTPRRRKRKKVNAFINDDEDAIDYNDDDPEDTDLTEEDDDDLFDDDDDEDEEIAAYNSDLQEIGADDPTDDEEDLPGNIEEDLSIIDEDDDDEDYEEEEFSDSEKE, from the coding sequence TTGGAAATTAGTGTATTTGAAGGTGCAAACAAAAGCGAATTATCAATGATCGAAGTAGCACACGCGATCTTAGAACAACGTGGCGATGTCATGGATTTTTCTGATTTAGCTAACCAGATCCAAAACTATCTTGAGAAATCAGACAGTGAAATTCGTGATTCACTCGCACAATTTTATACTGACTTGAATATTGACGGCAGCTTTATCTCATTAGGGGATAATCGTTGGGGCTTGCGTTCATGGTATGCTATCGATTCGATCGATGAAGAAGTAAACCATGGAATGGACGAAGAGGATGAAGATACTCCACGTCGCCGTAAACGCAAGAAAGTCAACGCCTTTATCAATGATGATGAAGACGCGATCGATTACAATGACGATGACCCAGAAGATACAGATCTGACAGAAGAAGATGACGATGATCTGTTTGATGACGATGATGATGAAGATGAAGAAATCGCTGCTTATAATTCTGACTTGCAAGAAATCGGAGCAGATGACCCGACAGATGATGAAGAAGACTTGCCAGGAAATATTGAAGAAGATTTAAGTATCATAGACGAAGACGATGATGATGAAGATTATGAAGAGGAAGAATTTTCTGACTCTGAAAAAGAATAA
- a CDS encoding RsiV family protein: MYSQKENLKKLKKTYKEQAIPKGLKEEIRQRFIIEEQSFIKARRRKRRLQGFGVSLAIVMITTSSLLFNSQVRSFAEDLPILGSVIELILGERFTDRSEKIDIQVPKINTQNEKENKTIHGLNQKYFREGQADFEKAEKEYGNFETDHYQVLGDYQKIVDDNRFLVIERQITQTAADSHVEKRYDTIDKKNSVQLSLPLLFKDDTYLSVLTKEVKRQMAEQVKEDPSKYYWTEQDIQEGTIEKPTLVTPTRSFYLNKEHQLVLTFSQYEIAPGYMGTPEFVIPKSVTKTILASEDYLDH; encoded by the coding sequence ATGTATTCCCAAAAAGAAAATTTAAAAAAACTAAAGAAAACTTATAAAGAACAAGCAATTCCCAAAGGGCTTAAAGAGGAGATCCGCCAGCGTTTTATTATCGAAGAGCAATCATTTATAAAAGCAAGGCGGAGAAAGAGACGTCTCCAAGGGTTCGGAGTATCTTTGGCTATCGTAATGATTACAACAAGTAGCCTTCTTTTTAATAGTCAAGTTCGAAGCTTTGCAGAAGATTTACCCATCTTAGGATCAGTCATTGAATTGATCTTAGGCGAACGCTTTACTGATCGATCTGAAAAAATCGATATTCAGGTACCGAAGATCAATACACAAAATGAGAAAGAAAATAAAACAATTCATGGATTAAATCAAAAATACTTTCGCGAAGGACAAGCAGATTTTGAAAAAGCTGAAAAAGAATATGGAAATTTTGAAACGGATCATTACCAAGTTTTGGGAGATTATCAGAAAATCGTAGACGATAACCGGTTTCTCGTGATTGAAAGGCAGATCACCCAAACAGCAGCAGATAGCCATGTTGAAAAAAGATACGACACAATCGACAAGAAAAACAGTGTCCAGCTCTCACTTCCACTTTTATTCAAAGATGACACCTATCTATCTGTTTTGACAAAAGAAGTCAAACGGCAGATGGCCGAACAAGTCAAGGAAGATCCATCTAAGTACTATTGGACTGAGCAAGATATTCAAGAAGGGACGATAGAAAAACCAACACTTGTTACGCCTACACGAAGTTTTTATTTGAACAAAGAGCATCAATTAGTTTTGACTTTTTCTCAATACGAAATTGCTCCTGGTTATATGGGTACACCAGAATTTGTCATTCCTAAGTCCGTGACAAAAACGATTTTGGCATCGGAAGATTATTTGGATCATTAG
- the gap gene encoding type I glyceraldehyde-3-phosphate dehydrogenase, whose protein sequence is MTVKVGINGFGRIGRLAFRRIQDVDGIEVVAINDLTDAKMLAHLLKYDTTQGRFNGTVEVHEGSFNVNGKEVKVLANRNPEELPWGELGVDIVLECTGFFTSKSAAEKHLTAGAKRVVISAPGGNDVPTIVYNTNHETLTGKETVISGASCTTNCLAPMAKTLNDKFGVVEGLMTTIHAYTGDQMTLDGPHPKGDFRRARAAAANIVPNSTGAAKAIGLVIPELNGKLDGAAQRVPVPTGSLTELVTVLEKEVTVDEINAAMKEASNESYGYNTDEIVSSDIVGMTYGSLFDATQTKVMTVGDKQLVKTVAWYDNEMSYTAQLVRTLEYFANL, encoded by the coding sequence ATGACAGTTAAAGTAGGTATTAATGGTTTTGGACGTATTGGACGTCTAGCATTCCGTCGTATCCAAGATGTAGATGGAATCGAAGTAGTAGCAATCAACGACTTGACAGATGCTAAAATGTTGGCACACTTGTTAAAATACGACACAACTCAAGGACGTTTCAACGGAACAGTTGAAGTTCATGAAGGTTCATTCAACGTAAACGGAAAAGAAGTTAAAGTATTAGCTAACCGCAACCCAGAAGAATTACCATGGGGCGAACTAGGCGTAGATATCGTTCTAGAATGTACTGGTTTCTTCACTTCTAAATCAGCAGCTGAAAAACATTTAACAGCTGGTGCTAAACGCGTTGTTATCTCTGCTCCTGGCGGAAACGATGTTCCAACAATCGTTTATAACACAAACCACGAAACATTAACTGGTAAAGAAACAGTTATCTCAGGTGCTTCATGTACTACTAACTGTTTAGCTCCTATGGCTAAAACATTGAACGACAAATTTGGTGTTGTTGAAGGATTAATGACAACTATCCACGCTTACACAGGTGACCAAATGACTCTAGACGGACCTCATCCTAAAGGTGACTTCCGCCGTGCACGCGCTGCTGCTGCAAACATCGTTCCTAACTCAACAGGTGCTGCTAAAGCTATCGGTTTAGTAATTCCTGAATTGAACGGTAAATTAGACGGAGCTGCTCAACGTGTTCCTGTACCAACAGGTTCATTAACAGAATTAGTAACAGTTCTTGAAAAAGAAGTAACTGTTGACGAAATCAATGCAGCAATGAAAGAAGCTTCAAACGAATCTTACGGATACAACACAGACGAAATCGTTTCTTCAGATATCGTTGGTATGACTTACGGTTCATTATTTGATGCTACACAAACTAAAGTAATGACAGTTGGCGACAAACAATTAGTTAAAACTGTTGCTTGGTACGACAACGAAATGTCATACACTGCACAATTAGTACGTACTTTAGAATACTTCGCTAACTTATAA
- the rpoN gene encoding RNA polymerase factor sigma-54, with protein MKFEQNFSQKQQQTQKLAMTQQLQQSIQVLQYNSEELLAFVENQAMENPLVEVVEPEWQPDYIKASSSSYEGEETNYLNQIPDTKGSLFDSLIEQVHLNYRDTFLRKIVLYLVEYIDLNGFLTISLEEAGKEIGATPIQMLDALTLIQQLEPAGVGARSLQECLMLQTERDDYAPELAYIVLEECFEELVERKWKEIAQRFSVDLHAVQQIFDYLQTLSPSPGRIFDRSSELYIIPDVRVLVDDDKNVQVISNRKNQPNIRFQESYFKQMSQQADKETENYLKERKQEFEWLKKTILQRGDTILRVAQVIVSRQKAFFIDKERPIKPLTLKEVATEIDVHESTVSRAVNGKYLETDFGVFELKKFFTTRIPTNSTEQTEDLSADTAKKKLQELVDQEDKNKPLSDQKLVELLKKDEIAISRRTVAKYRDLLGIPSSSKRKRYDN; from the coding sequence ATGAAATTTGAGCAAAATTTTTCACAAAAACAGCAGCAGACACAGAAACTAGCCATGACGCAACAGTTGCAACAGTCCATCCAAGTTTTACAATATAACAGTGAGGAGCTGTTGGCATTCGTTGAGAATCAAGCAATGGAAAATCCATTGGTGGAAGTTGTTGAGCCGGAATGGCAGCCAGATTACATAAAAGCTTCTTCATCTTCTTATGAAGGAGAAGAGACAAATTACCTAAATCAGATTCCTGATACAAAAGGGTCTTTATTTGATTCATTGATCGAACAAGTCCATTTGAATTACCGAGATACTTTTTTGAGGAAAATCGTTCTTTATCTTGTAGAATACATCGATTTGAACGGATTTTTGACGATTAGTTTAGAAGAAGCCGGAAAAGAGATTGGAGCTACGCCTATCCAAATGCTCGATGCGTTGACTCTGATTCAGCAATTAGAACCAGCTGGAGTAGGTGCACGTAGTTTGCAAGAATGTCTCATGCTTCAAACAGAACGAGATGATTATGCGCCGGAATTAGCTTATATCGTGTTGGAAGAATGTTTTGAGGAACTGGTGGAGCGAAAATGGAAAGAAATCGCACAACGTTTTTCTGTTGATCTACATGCTGTTCAGCAGATATTCGACTATTTACAAACGTTGAGTCCAAGCCCTGGCCGGATTTTCGACCGTAGCAGCGAATTGTACATTATTCCTGATGTCCGGGTATTAGTGGACGACGATAAAAATGTACAAGTTATCTCAAACCGAAAAAATCAGCCAAATATACGCTTTCAAGAGAGTTACTTCAAACAAATGTCACAACAAGCAGATAAAGAAACTGAAAATTATTTAAAAGAACGGAAACAGGAATTCGAATGGTTGAAGAAAACGATCCTCCAACGTGGGGATACAATTTTGCGGGTTGCTCAAGTCATTGTTTCCCGGCAAAAAGCTTTCTTTATCGACAAGGAACGTCCAATCAAGCCTCTTACGTTAAAGGAAGTTGCAACTGAGATAGATGTGCATGAATCCACGGTCAGTCGTGCAGTCAACGGGAAATATTTGGAAACAGATTTCGGTGTATTTGAATTAAAAAAATTTTTCACTACACGAATTCCTACGAATAGTACAGAACAGACAGAAGACCTTTCAGCAGATACAGCGAAGAAAAAGCTGCAGGAATTAGTCGATCAAGAAGACAAAAACAAGCCGTTGTCGGACCAGAAATTGGTTGAATTGCTGAAAAAAGATGAGATAGCGATCTCAAGACGAACAGTAGCAAAATATCGTGATTTATTAGGAATCCCGAGTTCATCAAAAAGAAAACGTTATGATAACTAA
- a CDS encoding sugar-binding transcriptional regulator, with amino-acid sequence MGRFKSTLDVKCPTKEIAMLDEIKMIESVAPDIIEVLQERYKILRNIYWMQPIGRRSLSESMGITERVLRTETDLLKNLNLIDTSKSGMTLTTKGEEVYQSLENFMDQLLGTHQTEQQLAEYFGNQRCIVVSGNSEEQTKVADAFGEALSEALDRLLPEGENIIAVMGGTTMAVVAEQLSNLENKKRHNLFVPARGGIGEAITVQANSVSARMAAKANGNHRALYVPEQLSLATYNSLLNEPSIQEVLNLISEANCVIHSIGRALHMAARRKMTEKELVMLKQANAVAESFGYFFNEKGEVVYKVPRIGIELQDLEKVPIIMAIAGGKSKAKAIRAYMKNAPKQTWLITDEAAANEILKGVTL; translated from the coding sequence ATGGGTCGTTTTAAGTCTACATTGGACGTAAAGTGTCCAACTAAGGAGATCGCTATGCTGGATGAAATAAAAATGATTGAATCTGTTGCACCAGATATTATCGAAGTGTTGCAAGAACGCTATAAAATTTTACGAAATATCTATTGGATGCAGCCGATTGGGCGTCGAAGTTTATCGGAAAGTATGGGGATCACAGAACGAGTCTTACGAACAGAAACAGACCTTTTGAAAAATCTGAATTTGATCGACACCTCAAAAAGCGGTATGACGCTGACAACTAAGGGCGAAGAAGTTTATCAAAGCCTTGAAAACTTCATGGATCAGCTTTTAGGTACGCATCAAACCGAACAACAGTTGGCAGAATATTTTGGTAACCAACGCTGTATCGTTGTTTCAGGAAACAGCGAAGAGCAGACCAAAGTGGCTGATGCATTCGGCGAAGCGCTGAGCGAAGCCTTAGACCGACTACTTCCAGAAGGCGAGAATATCATCGCTGTGATGGGAGGAACTACTATGGCTGTGGTAGCCGAACAATTGTCTAATCTGGAAAATAAGAAACGGCATAACCTGTTTGTCCCTGCAAGAGGCGGGATTGGTGAAGCGATAACTGTACAGGCAAATTCTGTCAGTGCAAGAATGGCTGCTAAAGCAAACGGTAACCACCGCGCACTTTATGTTCCGGAACAATTAAGTCTGGCAACTTACAATTCTTTACTCAATGAGCCATCTATCCAAGAAGTCTTAAACTTGATTAGTGAAGCGAATTGTGTTATTCATAGTATTGGGCGTGCATTACACATGGCAGCACGTCGTAAGATGACTGAAAAAGAATTAGTCATGCTGAAACAAGCAAATGCTGTTGCGGAATCTTTTGGCTACTTTTTCAATGAAAAAGGTGAAGTCGTTTATAAGGTCCCTAGAATCGGCATAGAATTGCAAGATTTGGAAAAAGTCCCGATCATCATGGCAATCGCGGGCGGAAAATCAAAAGCTAAAGCAATTCGAGCTTATATGAAAAATGCACCAAAACAAACGTGGCTCATCACTGATGAAGCTGCTGCAAATGAGATTTTAAAAGGGGTAACCCTTTAA
- a CDS encoding polysaccharide deacetylase family protein: MKRNYLVISIIALSVLLFFEITSVASLITEVKGQTHSSEHSSQSFKQSEQSTIKSQSTETANVKEAIQESAEKVQSQSSQSTQDSTEAIQDPTVKSVAISFDDGPGATTTPQLLRILKEKNVHVTFFVLGENTAQHPEIVKQTAEAGHEIGNHTYDHQNLAILSAQSMTEEVTKADTEIKKVTGKTPAFVRSPYGSVTNVGATIIQRPIIEWSVDSEDWKTRNPDLILQKIQATVYDGAIILFHDIYPETIRSVPQVIDYLKEQGYRITTVGDLLGHPTAVENYYGRNDHRPVQ; the protein is encoded by the coding sequence GTGAAAAGAAATTATTTAGTTATCAGTATTATTGCTTTATCCGTGCTTTTGTTTTTCGAAATTACTTCGGTGGCCTCCTTGATCACCGAAGTAAAAGGACAAACACACTCTTCGGAGCATTCGTCACAATCTTTCAAACAATCAGAACAATCAACCATTAAAAGCCAATCAACTGAAACAGCTAACGTCAAAGAAGCCATTCAAGAATCAGCGGAAAAGGTACAAAGTCAGTCATCACAATCAACACAAGACAGTACAGAAGCAATCCAAGACCCGACTGTCAAAAGCGTCGCAATCAGCTTTGATGATGGACCAGGAGCGACCACAACGCCGCAGCTTCTGCGAATCTTAAAAGAAAAAAACGTGCATGTCACTTTTTTCGTCTTAGGAGAAAATACGGCGCAGCATCCTGAAATCGTGAAGCAGACAGCTGAAGCAGGGCACGAGATTGGCAATCACACATACGATCATCAGAATCTGGCCATTCTTTCTGCCCAGTCGATGACGGAGGAAGTGACGAAAGCAGACACTGAGATCAAAAAAGTCACTGGCAAAACCCCCGCTTTTGTTCGTTCGCCCTATGGTTCTGTCACGAATGTAGGGGCAACGATCATCCAGCGACCGATCATCGAATGGTCTGTTGATTCAGAAGATTGGAAGACAAGAAATCCTGATTTGATTTTGCAGAAGATCCAAGCAACAGTATACGATGGGGCAATTATTTTATTCCATGATATCTATCCTGAAACGATTCGTTCCGTTCCTCAAGTGATCGATTATCTGAAAGAGCAAGGCTATCGCATCACGACAGTTGGCGATTTATTAGGGCATCCAACGGCTGTCGAGAACTATTATGGCAGAAACGATCATCGGCCAGTTCAGTAA
- a CDS encoding DUF1934 domain-containing protein — MELSQGTPISIKLRTKVKQQGEVQDFYFDLKGQMVTIGDTLYIRYKDIQEETGDEIPVTIKLVPDGYVQLIRAGEMRMRLKFGYKERLETSYRTPYGMIQIATFTKELHVSLKDRPTAGKVRIDYDLFMGPEKIGEYYLTLDFTA, encoded by the coding sequence ATGGAATTATCACAAGGAACACCGATTTCAATCAAATTGCGTACAAAAGTAAAACAGCAAGGGGAAGTGCAAGATTTTTATTTTGATTTGAAAGGGCAAATGGTGACAATTGGCGATACGCTGTACATACGTTATAAAGATATTCAGGAGGAGACGGGCGATGAGATTCCTGTAACGATCAAATTAGTTCCAGATGGTTATGTACAGCTGATCCGTGCAGGAGAAATGCGGATGCGTTTGAAATTTGGCTATAAAGAACGGTTAGAAACATCCTATCGAACACCATACGGTATGATCCAGATTGCTACTTTTACGAAAGAACTGCATGTTAGTTTGAAAGACCGTCCCACAGCAGGGAAGGTTCGAATCGATTATGATCTGTTCATGGGACCGGAAAAAATCGGCGAATATTATTTGACCTTGGATTTTACAGCGTAA
- a CDS encoding RNA polymerase sigma factor has protein sequence MIFTGYKKKRQIEKYRHLLNGLIETDYQKMFRITMNYVHDKEEALDVMQDSFHKALNYFEKEKEIEHFSAWFYRILIRTALDSWRRQKRTPVDLFEIQDIPQQLPLETSVAELHMILDKIDSPEKEILILYFFEGFRLKEIATILDMNENTVKTKMYRSLNALRQILE, from the coding sequence ATGATTTTTACTGGATATAAGAAAAAACGGCAGATCGAAAAATACCGTCACCTGCTGAATGGACTCATCGAAACTGATTATCAAAAAATGTTCCGTATCACGATGAATTACGTACATGATAAAGAAGAGGCCTTAGATGTGATGCAAGATAGTTTTCATAAAGCCCTGAACTATTTTGAAAAAGAAAAAGAGATCGAGCATTTTAGTGCATGGTTTTATCGGATATTGATCCGCACGGCATTAGATAGTTGGCGCAGACAAAAAAGGACGCCTGTGGACTTATTTGAAATTCAAGATATCCCCCAACAGTTACCTTTAGAAACTTCCGTTGCAGAGCTCCATATGATTTTAGATAAAATAGACAGTCCGGAAAAAGAGATTCTGATCCTCTACTTTTTTGAAGGATTTCGTTTGAAAGAAATTGCAACTATCTTGGATATGAATGAAAACACAGTTAAAACGAAAATGTACCGCTCATTGAATGCTTTACGTCAAATCCTAGAATGA
- a CDS encoding HD domain-containing protein, translated as MTTPYKYQMLPMEKVFRDPVHNYIHVQHQVILDLINSKEVQRLRRIKQLGTSSFTFHGAEHSRFTHSLGVYEISRRICDIFSRNFSKEKIGNGGWDDQERLVTLCAALLHDVGHGPYSHTFEHIFHTNHEAITVEIITSPETEVYQILNRVEEGFPEKVASVIQKTYPNPQVVQMISSQIDADRMDYLLRDAYFTGTEYGTFDLTRILRVIRPYEGGIAFSMSGMHAVEDYIVSRYQMYVQVYFHPVSRGMEVILEHLLHRAHELYQEDASSFELHSQLLLPFLDGSFTLEEYLKLDDGVLGTYFTQWSESADPILNDLAKRFLNRKPLKSATFSGNRDSKLVQELTLLVEKVGYNPVYYTAVNSSYDLPYDFYRPEQGRHRTQIEILRNDGTLIELSQVSQLVAALAGQEQGDERFFFPKEMVDPSLRDHYDLFDETYQEFASHIRNGALIEIN; from the coding sequence ATGACAACCCCTTATAAATATCAAATGCTGCCTATGGAAAAAGTTTTTCGTGATCCAGTCCATAACTATATCCATGTCCAGCATCAAGTAATCTTAGATTTGATCAATTCGAAAGAAGTCCAACGTTTACGACGCATTAAACAATTAGGCACTTCTTCTTTCACTTTTCACGGAGCAGAACATAGCCGTTTTACCCATTCATTAGGCGTTTATGAGATTTCAAGACGAATCTGCGATATCTTTTCTCGAAATTTTTCAAAAGAAAAAATAGGCAACGGAGGCTGGGATGATCAGGAACGGCTGGTGACTTTATGTGCGGCACTGTTGCATGATGTCGGTCATGGTCCTTACTCTCATACATTTGAACATATCTTCCATACGAATCATGAAGCCATCACTGTAGAGATCATCACTTCTCCAGAAACAGAAGTGTATCAGATTCTTAACCGAGTAGAAGAAGGTTTTCCTGAAAAGGTAGCTAGTGTGATCCAAAAAACTTACCCCAACCCACAAGTTGTCCAAATGATTTCTAGTCAGATCGATGCAGATCGAATGGACTATTTGCTTCGGGATGCTTATTTCACTGGAACAGAATATGGAACATTTGATCTTACCCGAATATTACGTGTGATTCGTCCTTATGAAGGCGGGATCGCTTTTTCCATGAGTGGCATGCATGCAGTGGAAGATTATATCGTTAGCCGATATCAAATGTATGTGCAAGTGTACTTCCATCCTGTTTCCCGTGGTATGGAAGTGATTTTGGAGCATCTGCTTCATCGCGCACACGAGTTGTATCAAGAAGATGCCAGCAGTTTTGAACTCCATTCTCAATTACTTCTGCCATTTCTTGACGGAAGCTTTACTTTAGAAGAATACCTCAAACTTGATGATGGGGTCTTGGGCACTTACTTTACTCAATGGTCTGAATCTGCTGATCCTATTTTAAATGATTTAGCTAAACGTTTTTTGAATCGTAAACCACTGAAATCTGCTACTTTTTCTGGCAACCGGGATTCAAAATTAGTCCAAGAACTCACTTTGTTAGTAGAAAAGGTTGGCTATAACCCTGTTTATTACACTGCTGTGAATTCTAGCTACGATCTGCCTTATGATTTTTATCGCCCAGAACAAGGCAGACATCGCACACAAATCGAGATTTTGCGAAATGACGGAACTTTGATAGAATTATCACAGGTTAGTCAGCTTGTTGCTGCATTAGCGGGACAAGAACAAGGAGATGAGCGATTTTTCTTTCCAAAAGAAATGGTTGATCCGTCCTTGCGTGATCATTATGATTTATTTGACGAAACTTATCAAGAATTTGCCAGCCATATCCGTAATGGCGCATTGATTGAAATAAATTAA
- a CDS encoding lipoate--protein ligase family protein encodes MNPAIRLDQHIYQKNDFSPFALTDILTEYSKEHQQIFLHFWQYDCTVILGMKDVRTPFLSDGIQTLKDAGYAPVIRNSGGLGIVSDEGILNISLIFPQSDTKKITIDDAYEQMLLLTKYAFPKAPIQAFEITHSYCPGTYDLSIHGKKFAGIAQRRIKNGISVMMYLSVNGNQEKRGQVMKRFYQSALKEDFGTNGYPAVDPATMATLEELLDQPLFVKEVKEAFAKAFEKLYSASDLQDSTDWLKKEIQLEQWNNQIQRMEQRNNIKELHYDNPL; translated from the coding sequence ATGAACCCTGCGATTCGACTAGATCAGCACATTTATCAAAAAAACGACTTTTCCCCTTTTGCATTAACAGATATATTAACGGAATATTCTAAAGAACACCAGCAAATCTTTTTACATTTCTGGCAATATGACTGCACAGTCATCTTAGGTATGAAGGATGTTCGAACTCCTTTTCTAAGTGACGGGATCCAAACACTGAAAGATGCAGGTTACGCTCCAGTGATCAGAAATTCAGGTGGATTAGGGATCGTATCAGATGAAGGAATTTTAAATATTTCTTTGATTTTCCCCCAAAGTGACACAAAAAAAATAACCATAGATGACGCTTACGAGCAAATGCTCCTATTGACTAAATACGCTTTTCCAAAGGCACCGATACAAGCATTCGAAATCACCCATTCTTATTGTCCTGGAACTTATGATTTAAGCATCCATGGCAAAAAATTTGCCGGTATCGCTCAGCGTCGGATCAAAAATGGGATTTCTGTTATGATGTACTTAAGTGTCAACGGTAATCAGGAAAAACGCGGGCAAGTCATGAAGCGATTTTATCAATCTGCTTTAAAAGAAGACTTTGGTACAAATGGCTATCCTGCAGTGGATCCTGCTACAATGGCAACACTTGAAGAACTGCTTGACCAACCCCTTTTTGTAAAAGAAGTCAAAGAAGCATTTGCAAAAGCTTTTGAAAAGCTGTATTCTGCAAGTGATTTACAGGATTCTACCGACTGGCTAAAAAAAGAAATCCAGCTGGAGCAATGGAACAACCAAATCCAGAGAATGGAACAACGTAATAACATAAAGGAGCTACATTATGACAACCCCTTATAA